The Metabacillus schmidteae genome has a segment encoding these proteins:
- a CDS encoding ABC transporter permease — protein sequence MFTALFGSVESGLIYAIMALGVYLSFRILDFPDLTVDGSFVTGAAVSAVLIVNGVNPFLATLVALLVGFLAGCITGVLHTKGNINPLLSGILMMIALYSINLRIMGKSNVPLLQEETVFTQLLDWWSKLGIDTGLEKLFISIGLEGYVPKTWSIVITMLIIILVIKYALDYFLKTEVGLAIRAVGDNQNMITSFSANTDMLKIVGLGLSNALVAFSGAFIAQYNGFSDVGMGIGMIIIGLASVIIGEALVGTKTIVRATIAVIIGAIIYRLIVALALRVNFFETGDMKLITACIVIGALVIPQMIDKQKDKRKKSLRRKRGNDIASTRANI from the coding sequence ATGTTTACAGCCCTATTTGGATCAGTAGAGTCAGGCTTAATTTATGCGATAATGGCTCTTGGAGTATACCTATCATTTCGAATATTAGACTTTCCGGATTTAACAGTTGACGGCAGCTTCGTCACAGGTGCAGCTGTGAGTGCTGTGTTAATTGTAAATGGTGTGAATCCTTTCTTAGCCACGTTAGTCGCATTACTTGTAGGCTTTTTGGCAGGCTGTATCACAGGGGTACTGCATACGAAAGGAAACATTAACCCGCTTTTATCCGGGATATTAATGATGATTGCCCTGTATTCTATAAATCTTAGAATTATGGGAAAATCGAATGTTCCACTATTACAAGAGGAAACAGTTTTCACTCAATTACTTGATTGGTGGAGCAAGCTTGGAATAGATACAGGTCTAGAGAAGCTCTTCATTTCAATTGGATTGGAAGGCTATGTGCCGAAAACATGGTCGATTGTTATCACAATGCTGATTATTATTTTAGTCATTAAATATGCATTGGATTACTTCTTAAAAACAGAGGTTGGTCTAGCGATAAGAGCTGTTGGTGATAACCAAAATATGATTACAAGCTTTTCAGCAAACACTGACATGTTAAAGATTGTTGGATTAGGGCTTTCAAATGCACTTGTTGCTTTTTCAGGTGCTTTTATTGCTCAATACAATGGCTTCAGTGATGTTGGTATGGGTATCGGTATGATCATCATCGGTTTAGCCTCTGTAATTATCGGGGAAGCATTAGTCGGCACAAAAACCATTGTTCGTGCAACGATTGCTGTTATTATCGGGGCGATTATCTACCGTCTTATTGTGGCGTTGGCCCTTCGTGTTAACTTTTTCGAGACAGGTGATATGAAGCTTATTACAGCATGTATCGTAATTGGTGCTCTTGTCATCCCGCAAATGATTGATAAGCAAAAGGACAAACGGAAAAAAAGCTTACGCAGAAAGCGGGGGAACGACATTGCTTCAACTAGAGCAAATATTTAA
- a CDS encoding ABC transporter ATP-binding protein: MLQLEQIFKVFNEGSLDEKVALDHLSLSLKEGDFVTVIGSNGAGKSTLLNVIAGRITPDDGDVRIKNKSMLDVREYKRSQYIGRVFQDPMAGTSPTLTIEENLAIAYSRVHKRTLRPGVTAKRRVFFKEQLEMLGLGLENRLSAKVGLLSGGERQALSLLMATFTKPDILLLDEHTAALDPSRAELITNLTKMLVEKGNLTTLMITHNMQQAVDLGNRLIMMDKGNIVFQAEGEQKHGLTVSSLLEEFSKIKSDSALSDKALLI; this comes from the coding sequence TTGCTTCAACTAGAGCAAATATTTAAAGTGTTTAATGAGGGTTCATTAGATGAAAAAGTGGCCCTCGACCATCTTTCTTTATCTTTAAAAGAAGGGGATTTCGTTACAGTTATTGGTAGTAACGGTGCTGGAAAATCAACACTTCTAAATGTGATTGCCGGACGAATTACTCCAGATGATGGGGATGTTCGAATAAAGAATAAATCCATGCTGGATGTAAGAGAGTATAAACGGTCACAATATATCGGTCGGGTGTTCCAAGACCCGATGGCCGGGACATCTCCAACACTAACCATTGAAGAAAATTTAGCTATAGCTTATTCACGTGTCCACAAGAGAACATTAAGACCAGGTGTAACAGCCAAAAGACGTGTGTTCTTCAAGGAGCAGTTAGAAATGTTAGGCTTAGGTCTTGAAAATCGTTTATCTGCCAAGGTTGGTTTGTTATCTGGTGGAGAACGCCAGGCTTTATCGTTATTAATGGCAACTTTTACAAAACCGGATATCCTTTTACTTGACGAACACACAGCTGCTCTGGATCCATCACGTGCAGAGCTCATTACCAACTTAACAAAAATGCTTGTTGAAAAAGGGAATTTAACAACATTAATGATTACTCATAATATGCAACAAGCAGTTGATCTTGGAAATCGTTTAATCATGATGGATAAAGGGAATATCGTGTTCCAGGCAGAAGGAGAACAAAAGCATGGCTTAACAGTGAGTTCTCTACTTGAAGAATTCTCAAAAATTAAATCAGATAGTGCTTTATCAGATAAGGCGTTATTAATTTAA
- the nagB gene encoding glucosamine-6-phosphate deaminase gives MKIIEVKDYNEMSKKAAEYMLNKIKSSTQLNLGLATGGTPKGVYEELIADYRLHQTSYTHVKTFNLDEYIGLKKDDSNSYFHYMNEHLFKHIDISLDQTHIPLGTNENTQAECEEYENKIINAGGIDLQILGIGANGHIGFNEPGTSFQSRTHVVDLAASTREANARFFDRLEDVPKQAITMGIQTIFQSREILLLASGKAKQQAMAELFRGEVTESFPASILNQHPHTIVIADEEALQGVKKTTNSI, from the coding sequence TTGAAAATCATTGAAGTGAAGGATTATAACGAAATGAGTAAAAAAGCTGCTGAATATATGTTAAACAAAATCAAAAGCAGCACTCAATTAAATTTAGGATTAGCTACAGGCGGTACACCTAAGGGAGTATATGAAGAATTAATCGCAGATTATAGGCTACATCAAACTTCTTACACCCATGTAAAAACTTTTAACTTAGACGAATACATTGGACTTAAAAAAGATGACTCAAACAGCTATTTTCACTATATGAATGAACATCTATTTAAGCATATTGATATTTCATTAGATCAAACTCATATCCCTTTAGGTACAAATGAAAACACACAAGCAGAATGCGAAGAATATGAAAATAAAATAATCAATGCCGGTGGAATTGACCTTCAAATTTTAGGGATAGGAGCCAACGGTCACATAGGTTTTAATGAACCTGGTACTTCCTTTCAATCAAGAACACATGTTGTTGATTTAGCTGCTTCTACTCGAGAAGCAAATGCGCGATTTTTTGATCGTCTTGAGGATGTTCCGAAACAGGCTATTACAATGGGAATCCAAACAATCTTTCAAAGCAGAGAAATCCTTCTGTTAGCTTCCGGAAAAGCAAAACAACAAGCAATGGCTGAGTTATTTAGAGGAGAAGTGACAGAATCATTCCCGGCTTCAATCCTAAATCAGCATCCACACACGATTGTGATTGCTGATGAAGAAGCCTTGCAAGGAGTAAAAAAAACGACGAATAGTATATAA